The Anopheles coluzzii chromosome 2, AcolN3, whole genome shotgun sequence genome window below encodes:
- the LOC120951757 gene encoding uncharacterized protein LOC120951757 — protein sequence MKILLVVACSVLVGLAGAQQYQDEGFLLPQPRNNALNELIIKFLEDFRQSMVCPNPALGVPVLAPFELEHVEMELKDRLIQFKGELNKVVVDGLNEFEIIKIDVKPLKLRVDFELFFGALRTKGKYKTKLKLIGVLPVNRFGSFRFDLKGLTVKGGASVAISGDKLQVRDLVITPTLKSVRSDVRGIFLNPVASFAFNRMVELAVPGLINNNQQAITQVIEQQLKPAINEMLGDISLQDLIDMITSGGEGGPVTC from the exons ATGAAGATCTTGTTAGTTGTCGCCTGTAGCGTGCTGGTCGGCCTGGCCGGAGCACAACAATACCAGGATGAGGGGTTTCTTCTGCCTCAACCGCGGAATAATGCGCTGAACGAACTGATCATCAAGTTTCTGGAGGACTTCCGTCAGTCGATGGTTTGTCCCAATCCGGCTCTCGGCGTTCCCGTGCTGGCCCCATTTGAGCTAGAACATGTCGAAATGGAGCTGAAGGATAGGCTTATCCA ATTCAAGGGAGAGCTTAACAAAGTGGTCGTTGATGGATTGAACGAGTTTGAAATCATAAAGATCGACGTCAAGCCACTTAAACTGCGAGTGGACTTTGAGCTCTTCTTCGGTGCGCTGCGTACcaagggaaagtacaagacgaaGCTGAAGCTAATCGGTGTGCTCCCTGTCAACCGTTTCGGCTCGTTCCGCTTCGATTTGAAAG GTCTCACGGTGAAGGGCGGCGCTTCGGTTGCCATCAGTGGAGACAAGCTGCAGGTTCGCGATTTGGTCATCACCCCAACGCTCAAGTCGGTACGCTCGGATGTGAGGGGCATATTCTTGAATCCGGTGGCAAGCTTCGCCTTCAACCGCATGGTTGAGCTGGCTGTGCCCGGTCTGATCAACAACAATCAGCAGGCAATAACGCAGGTGATCGAGCAGCAGCTCAAACCGGCCATCAATGAAATGTTGGGCGACATTTCGCTACAGGATCTGATTGACATGATTACCAGTGGAGGCGAAGGTGGTCCGGTTACCTGTTAG
- the LOC120950137 gene encoding uncharacterized protein LOC120950137 yields the protein MSRFFALVALFVVASNAATIPHQPSRPEALAPEQRATLDEALAQLLENIRELLRTGDPERGIPVMAPLQTDRLDVDLSLGGLLDFTAILRNLFVDGLDRFQGTLTLNVMQMEFRYDFLFPDVIARGHYDANGRLFGLIPVFGLGNFHVAPRDLRIQGTALLRQLPSGYLHMPELKANVRLGSLQNNIEGMLLGGELSDLLNVVIQDLIPSVLINFAPEVTDIISRVGIPIADSVLNTMTLEDLFALIPMQQ from the exons ATGAGTCGTTTCTTTGCTCTGGTGGCACTGTTCGTGGTCGCCAGCAATGCTGCCACTATACCACACCAGCCCTCGCGCCCGGAAGCACTGGCGCCTGAGCAACGTGCGACGCTTGACGAGGCGCTGGCTCAGCTGCTCGAGAATATCCGTGAGCTTTTGCGCACAGGTGACCCGGAACGCGGCATTCCCGTGATGGCTCCACTGCAGACTGATCGGCTTGATGTGGACTTAAGTTTGGGAGGATTGCTAGA CTTTACAGCCATTTTGCGCAATCTGTTTGTCGATGGATTGGATCGGTTCCAGGGCACACTGACACTGAACGTGATGCAGATGGAGTTCCGGTACGATTTCCTGTTCCCGGACGTGATCGCTCGCGGACACTACGATGCAAATGGTCGTCTCTTTGGTTTGATTCCGGTGTTCGGGCTGGGCAACTTCCATGTCGCTCCGCGCGATCTACGCATCCAGGGAACGGCTCTACTGCGTCAGCTGCCCTCCGGTTACCTGCACATGCCCGAACTGAAAGCCAACGTGCGGCTTGGTTCGCTGCAG AATAACATCGAGGGAATGCTGCTCGGAGGAGAACTGTCCGATCTGCTCAACGTAGTCATTCAGGATCTGATTCCTTCGGTGCTTATCAACTTTGCTCCGGAAGTGACGGATATTATTTCACGCGTAGGCATACCTATCGCTGATTCTGTTCTCAACACTATGACGCTGGAAGATTTATTTGCACTGATCCCTATGCAACAATAG
- the LOC120952672 gene encoding uncharacterized protein LOC120952672 isoform X1, which translates to MLGLICPTFEGKVSAFSSSDQTNTHKMRAGLIVVALMALTANVGVKEVAGQNIILDAIMRRILENLRDLMRTGNPETGMPVLAPYHNPDLFINASFGGLLEFDARFTPMNIIGLDTFVGRLQVDLATLRFPFEFRFAEISANGFYDANGRLWGLIPIFGIGDFSVRPRDVVATGFATITDNGQGFLKLSDFSISLQIGSLESNIQGLLLGGDLSDLLNAVIQDIVPSVLRNFPDGMTNLLNALVVPIANRFLATRTMEDLMGLLFP; encoded by the exons ATGTTGGGGCTTATTTGTCCAACGTTCGAAGGAAAAG TTTCAGCTTTTAGCTCGAGcgaccaaacaaacacacataaaatgcGTGCTGGATTGATTGTGGTAGCCTTGATGGCTCTGACGGCCAACGTCGGGGTGAAGG AGGTCGCTGGACAGAACATCATTCTGGATGCGATCATGCGACGCATTCTGGAGAACTTGCGTGACCTGATGCGCACCGGAAACCCGGAAACCGGCATGCCTGTACTTGCACCTTACCATAATCCGGACCTGTTCATCAATGCCTCGTTCGGAGGTTTGCTTGA GTTCGACGCACGCTTCACTCCAATGAACATTATCGGACTGGACACGTTCGTGGGCCGGCTGCAGGTCGATCTGGCGACGCTTCGCTTCCCTTTCGAGTTCCGTTTTGCTGAGATCAGTGCTAATGGATTCTACGATGCCAATGGCCGGCTGTGGGGTTTGATCCCGATCTTCGGTATCGGCGATTTCTCCGTGCGCCCACGCGATGTCGTAGCGACCGGCTTTGCCACCATCACCGACAACGGGCAGGGCTTCCTGAAGCTGTCCGACTTCTCGATCAGTCTGCAGATCGGTTCGCTCGAGAGCAACATTCAGGGACTGCTGCTCGGCGGCGATCTCTCGGATCTGCTGAACGCCGTCATTCAGGACATTGTACCGTCGGTGCTGCGTAACTTCCCCGACGGCATGACCAACCTGCTGAACGCGCTCGTCGTACCGATCGCAAACCGCTTCCTGGCCACCCGCACCATGGAGGACCTGATGGGTTTGCTGTTCCCGTAA
- the LOC120952672 gene encoding uncharacterized protein LOC120952672 isoform X2, giving the protein MLGLICPTFEGKAFSSSDQTNTHKMRAGLIVVALMALTANVGVKEVAGQNIILDAIMRRILENLRDLMRTGNPETGMPVLAPYHNPDLFINASFGGLLEFDARFTPMNIIGLDTFVGRLQVDLATLRFPFEFRFAEISANGFYDANGRLWGLIPIFGIGDFSVRPRDVVATGFATITDNGQGFLKLSDFSISLQIGSLESNIQGLLLGGDLSDLLNAVIQDIVPSVLRNFPDGMTNLLNALVVPIANRFLATRTMEDLMGLLFP; this is encoded by the exons ATGTTGGGGCTTATTTGTCCAACGTTCGAAGGAAAAG CTTTTAGCTCGAGcgaccaaacaaacacacataaaatgcGTGCTGGATTGATTGTGGTAGCCTTGATGGCTCTGACGGCCAACGTCGGGGTGAAGG AGGTCGCTGGACAGAACATCATTCTGGATGCGATCATGCGACGCATTCTGGAGAACTTGCGTGACCTGATGCGCACCGGAAACCCGGAAACCGGCATGCCTGTACTTGCACCTTACCATAATCCGGACCTGTTCATCAATGCCTCGTTCGGAGGTTTGCTTGA GTTCGACGCACGCTTCACTCCAATGAACATTATCGGACTGGACACGTTCGTGGGCCGGCTGCAGGTCGATCTGGCGACGCTTCGCTTCCCTTTCGAGTTCCGTTTTGCTGAGATCAGTGCTAATGGATTCTACGATGCCAATGGCCGGCTGTGGGGTTTGATCCCGATCTTCGGTATCGGCGATTTCTCCGTGCGCCCACGCGATGTCGTAGCGACCGGCTTTGCCACCATCACCGACAACGGGCAGGGCTTCCTGAAGCTGTCCGACTTCTCGATCAGTCTGCAGATCGGTTCGCTCGAGAGCAACATTCAGGGACTGCTGCTCGGCGGCGATCTCTCGGATCTGCTGAACGCCGTCATTCAGGACATTGTACCGTCGGTGCTGCGTAACTTCCCCGACGGCATGACCAACCTGCTGAACGCGCTCGTCGTACCGATCGCAAACCGCTTCCTGGCCACCCGCACCATGGAGGACCTGATGGGTTTGCTGTTCCCGTAA